One window of the Chryseobacterium sp. CY350 genome contains the following:
- a CDS encoding OmpA family protein, translated as MKLSLAIVAFALAVPTVAFAQDSIAVVSNDGYPNTFSSGSANVSPFTQKSKRFNDWAVSFGAGVPLLQSADLTSIKNGNGKNLIGYSAYVSIDKAITHAFGINLQYDRGETRQGWFNTKDAAPTNAAANRQEGARTQYDAISILGDINFSNLLRRVDNKSTFRWALHGYAGVGTLAYRAYQKDDSGQRLMTEVKPFKFGSFFGQAGAGLKFKVNRRLDLETRLMYVYTGDDEFDGGGAQYSNINKREDQISDNFFNATVGLSLKLGKHESHLMWHDPLQEIYYKLDVLANKNQDIEVCKKGDADNDGVCDDWDRQLDTPAGARVDGAGVALDADLDGVIDLYDKCVTVPGPVENDGCPLTPTTPVGPVDEKVTNMEGIEFDLNSDRILPSNTPILNNAVSYINSSSGSYTVIGATDTRASDAYNQKLSERRANSVKNYLIKNGVDSSKINAVGRGEKDLKYPECDPATKCPEWKNRANRRVYFEAK; from the coding sequence ATGAAATTAAGTTTAGCAATTGTTGCATTTGCTTTAGCAGTACCTACTGTAGCGTTTGCACAAGATTCAATAGCGGTAGTTTCAAATGATGGATATCCAAATACATTCTCATCTGGCTCTGCTAATGTTTCTCCATTTACTCAGAAATCAAAAAGATTCAATGATTGGGCAGTTTCATTCGGTGCAGGTGTACCTCTGCTTCAATCGGCTGATTTGACTTCCATTAAAAACGGTAACGGAAAAAACCTTATTGGTTATTCTGCTTACGTAAGTATTGACAAAGCAATTACCCATGCCTTTGGTATTAACTTACAGTATGACAGAGGAGAAACTAGACAAGGCTGGTTTAATACCAAAGATGCAGCTCCAACTAATGCAGCAGCAAACAGACAGGAAGGTGCAAGAACTCAATATGATGCAATTTCAATCTTAGGGGATATTAATTTTTCAAATCTTTTAAGAAGAGTTGACAATAAATCTACTTTCAGATGGGCACTACATGGTTACGCAGGTGTAGGAACTTTAGCATATAGAGCATATCAGAAAGACGATTCAGGTCAGAGATTAATGACAGAAGTTAAGCCTTTCAAATTTGGCTCATTTTTCGGCCAGGCCGGAGCAGGGCTTAAATTTAAAGTAAACAGAAGATTAGATCTTGAGACAAGATTAATGTATGTTTACACCGGTGATGATGAATTCGACGGTGGAGGTGCTCAGTATAGTAACATTAATAAAAGAGAAGATCAGATTTCTGACAACTTCTTCAACGCTACTGTAGGTTTATCTTTAAAGTTAGGAAAACACGAGTCTCATCTAATGTGGCATGACCCATTGCAGGAGATTTACTACAAATTAGATGTTTTGGCTAACAAAAACCAAGATATTGAAGTTTGTAAGAAAGGTGATGCAGATAACGACGGAGTATGCGACGATTGGGACAGACAACTTGATACTCCTGCAGGTGCAAGAGTTGACGGTGCTGGTGTAGCTCTTGATGCAGATTTAGATGGTGTAATTGATCTTTACGATAAATGTGTAACGGTACCGGGACCAGTTGAAAATGACGGTTGCCCTTTAACTCCTACCACTCCTGTAGGACCCGTTGATGAGAAGGTTACAAACATGGAAGGAATTGAATTTGATTTAAATTCTGACAGAATTTTACCTTCAAATACTCCAATTCTTAACAATGCTGTAAGCTATATCAATTCTTCAAGCGGTTCTTATACTGTAATCGGAGCAACTGATACCAGAGCTTCTGACGCTTACAACCAAAAGTTATCTGAAAGAAGAGCAAACAGTGTGAAAAATTATTTAATCAAAAATGGTGTAGATTCTTCTAAGATCAACGCTGTAGGTAGAGGCGAAAAAGACCTAAAATACCCAGAGTGTGATCCTGCTACTAAATGTCCTGAATGGAAAAACAGAGCAAACAGAAGAGTTTATTTTGAAGCAAAATAA
- a CDS encoding RecQ family ATP-dependent DNA helicase, with the protein MISSDDFQELKSKTLKHFWGYDTFRDSQGDIIDSVITGNDTLVLLPTGAGKSLCYQLPALLREGVCLVISPLLALMKDQVNQLKFKGIEAEYLSSELEDFDAEVIYNRCKDGLTKLLYISPERLTNTQFIQQIEEIQLSFIAVDEAHCISEWGQDFRPSYQNIKEFRRNNPEIACLALTATATPKVLEEIKNKLELKKPNVFQRSFKRSNIKIFSEQVSDKYQRIFNILKYAKESGIIYVRTRKDAELLTEFLHRNKINNVDFYHAGLATKEKNERQNAWNNSDQNVLISTNAFGMGIDKDNVRFVIHFSPSQSIENYYQEIGRAGRDGKKSFAFILWNEQEVLNFDQILRNQIPNKDEFLKILSYLYSKFQVAEFELPEKVFQLNISGIQNFTKLSTAKIKNVLNFLHTQEIIYYNSNKSLSSLELLIKPDEIDQIPQKDAYFVELLLRSVSGITTHKVMFSEQKVSDKIGVSIHLIKERLKELQQKNYLEYIDGALASVKFLKPRDERVTKSIYWKLFEQIQKNKIQKWEEMKFYIEDSTYCKMKLILAYFGEKNSKNCGQCTVCEKNKQSIFGKNMGGEILNLLAKKPATIEELSIQLNFHAKEDILENLIFLLDSGKVKMLNFRTYALT; encoded by the coding sequence ATGATTTCTTCAGATGATTTTCAGGAATTGAAAAGTAAAACCCTTAAGCACTTTTGGGGTTACGACACCTTTAGGGATTCTCAGGGTGATATTATTGATTCTGTAATTACGGGCAACGACACCTTGGTATTACTTCCCACCGGTGCAGGAAAATCACTTTGTTACCAGCTTCCCGCATTACTCAGAGAGGGAGTTTGTCTTGTAATTTCTCCCTTATTGGCTTTAATGAAAGATCAGGTTAATCAACTGAAATTTAAAGGAATTGAGGCCGAATATTTATCATCAGAATTAGAAGATTTTGATGCTGAAGTAATCTATAACAGATGCAAAGACGGTTTAACCAAACTACTTTACATCTCTCCGGAAAGGCTGACAAATACTCAGTTTATTCAGCAAATTGAAGAGATTCAACTGTCATTTATTGCAGTAGATGAAGCACACTGTATTTCAGAGTGGGGACAAGATTTCAGACCGAGTTATCAGAATATCAAAGAGTTCAGGAGAAACAACCCTGAGATTGCTTGTTTAGCATTAACGGCCACCGCGACTCCGAAAGTTTTAGAAGAGATAAAAAACAAATTAGAATTAAAAAAGCCAAACGTATTTCAGCGAAGTTTTAAAAGAAGTAACATAAAAATATTTTCCGAGCAAGTTTCAGACAAATATCAAAGGATATTTAATATTCTGAAATACGCAAAAGAATCCGGCATCATCTATGTGAGAACAAGAAAGGATGCGGAGTTACTCACAGAATTTCTTCACCGAAATAAAATTAATAATGTAGATTTTTATCATGCAGGTCTGGCGACGAAAGAAAAAAACGAGCGCCAAAACGCATGGAATAACAGTGATCAAAACGTGTTGATTTCCACCAACGCATTTGGGATGGGAATCGATAAAGACAATGTACGATTCGTTATCCACTTCTCTCCTTCCCAGTCGATTGAAAATTATTATCAGGAAATAGGTCGTGCTGGAAGAGACGGAAAAAAAAGTTTTGCATTCATTCTCTGGAATGAGCAGGAAGTCTTAAACTTTGACCAGATTTTAAGAAATCAAATTCCTAATAAAGATGAATTTCTTAAGATACTTTCCTATCTGTATTCTAAATTTCAAGTTGCAGAATTTGAACTTCCGGAGAAAGTCTTTCAACTGAATATCTCTGGAATTCAAAATTTTACTAAACTTTCGACAGCAAAAATTAAAAATGTTTTAAACTTTTTGCATACTCAGGAGATTATTTATTATAACAGCAACAAAAGCTTATCTTCATTAGAACTCCTGATAAAGCCTGATGAAATTGATCAGATTCCGCAGAAAGATGCTTATTTCGTGGAATTGCTTTTGCGTTCAGTTTCCGGAATTACGACACACAAAGTAATGTTCAGCGAACAGAAAGTAAGTGATAAAATTGGAGTGAGTATTCATTTGATTAAAGAAAGGCTAAAAGAACTTCAGCAGAAAAACTATCTTGAATATATTGATGGCGCTTTGGCGAGTGTAAAATTTCTTAAACCAAGGGATGAGAGAGTCACCAAAAGCATTTACTGGAAACTCTTTGAACAGATTCAAAAAAACAAGATTCAGAAATGGGAAGAAATGAAATTTTACATTGAAGATTCTACTTATTGCAAAATGAAATTGATTTTGGCTTATTTTGGAGAAAAGAATTCAAAAAATTGTGGACAGTGTACCGTATGCGAGAAAAATAAACAATCTATTTTTGGGAAAAATATGGGTGGTGAAATCTTGAATCTTTTAGCTAAAAAGCCTGCAACTATTGAGGAGCTTTCGATACAGTTAAATTTTCATGCGAAAGAAGATATTTTGGAAAACCTCATATTTCTTTTAGATTCAGGAAAAGTGAAAATGCTGAATTTCAGAACGTACGCTTTGACGTAA